The Rubripirellula tenax genome contains the following window.
CCTTTGACTCCTACGACCCAAACTTTCCGTTTGTTGCCTGGGCGATCGGCGTCGCCCGCAATCAGGTGGGACTGTATTTACGGGGAAGACGGCGCGACCGATTGGTGTTCGATGACGATACAGTGGCGTCGCTCGCGATTGCCATTGCTGACGTAGCACACGAAGAATCTGCTCGCATGGAACACCTAGACGACTGCATCCATTCCATGGAAAGCCGGGCGCGGTTATTGCTTGAACTGCGATACAAGCACGACATGAAGCCGGCCGCGATCGCAGGTCGCGTTGACATGACGGCGAATGCGGTCGCCAAGGCACTGCAGCGAGTTCGCGACCGGTTGCGCGAGTGTGTCGATCAAAAACACTCACAGGCGGGTGCTTCATGAGCCCCGACGTTCACAATCTGGTCGACGGGTATTTCGACGATTCGCTGTCCGATCAACAGTCGC
Protein-coding sequences here:
- a CDS encoding sigma-70 family RNA polymerase sigma factor, which translates into the protein MDETTRQATRQWTLAQPAVSAFVTSVVRDFRDRDDVLQDVAVAVIESFDSYDPNFPFVAWAIGVARNQVGLYLRGRRRDRLVFDDDTVASLAIAIADVAHEESARMEHLDDCIHSMESRARLLLELRYKHDMKPAAIAGRVDMTANAVAKALQRVRDRLRECVDQKHSQAGAS